A window of the Sabethes cyaneus chromosome 1, idSabCyanKW18_F2, whole genome shotgun sequence genome harbors these coding sequences:
- the LOC128745593 gene encoding 5-hydroxytryptamine receptor 1A-alpha-like, giving the protein MNNTFVQVRYFLLLNAVRPESELVTKQQDGSLPSQSSDMLSDSEQTQLLLYDIFIPLLGTLIIVLNLAVVTSSLLLLRKGQQPYTTYLFLGNVAASDLLMGFAVIYGQYAPKEIRGEDNCAILIGLIVSTTIVSVYSVGLIAVDRYLYIVYGMQYQRYITPSRAKLLIAATWLLGLIIGFLPAFGWRGDTDEGRVCWFIRLAPPALVILTATIGVIPLIIVIVLYSIILHKALRRVSQLKKASRDQQGALSGNLRLFRGGAAAASNSNLDSEQPLAEEHSKPRKWYHCCRKRTNKTFDRQPAGITGKHPTKWKAIKVVMLTTGCLALTWIPYFIASIIYVLCDPETNPDLCRSVQFAIASPLAILGLTNSLLNPFIYAWWHHGFRTSVKKLWRKMCHCCHQRSNNKSFSRNPVVAVGYGNGDSDGSCQQARSSDTTTTTSITVPSLSTTRASTSRNNNNIQAEATSASDLETQTTDTDNGHRRERTGPCNRNILTKLVTGVGDGYEGSNDSLQWGSASPSTTNQCPRWLRRLARLPVREHCINHQPLIATPQNPPKSAGHFIQRDIITAELQVPTTTGNQDLVVTCAYFPSDKEKDGVRFRNICHVNDLQTLP; this is encoded by the exons ATGAACAACACTTTCGTGCAAGTGAGATACTTCCTGCTGCTAAACGCGGTTCGGCCGGAATCGGAACTGGTGACCAAACAGCAAGATGGCTCACTGCCGTCACAGTCCTCCGATATGCTATCGGACTCGGAACAGACCCAACTGCTACTGTATGACATCTTCATCCCGCTGCTTGGCACACTGATAATCGTCCTTAATCTGGCAGTCGTTACCTCCAGCTTGCTGTTGTTGCGAAAAG GTCAGCAGCCATACACGACGTACTTGTTCCTGGGAAATGTGGCCGCGTCGGACCTGCTGATGGGATTCGCGGTAATTTACGGCCAATATGCACCCAAAGAGATCCGTGGCGAGGACAATTGTGCCATCTTGATTG GTCTAATTGTGTCCACAACCATCGTCTCCGTGTACAGTGTCGGTCTAATCGCCGTTGACCGGTACCTTTACATCGTATATGGAATGCAGTATCAGCGCTACATCACGCCCAGCCGAGCAAAACTGCTGATCGCCGCCACCTGGTTATTAG GTCTCATCATTGGCTTTCTACCGGCTTTCGGATGGCGCGGTGACACCGACGAAGGACGTGTCTGTTGGTTCATACGGCTGGCTCCACCTGCTCTGGTCATTCTGACCGCCACAATCGGAGTAATACCGTTGATTATAGTGATTGTTCTATATAGTATAATACTGCACAAAGCCTTGCGTAGGGTGTCTCAGCTGAAAAAAGCAAGTCGTGACCAGCAAGGTGCACTGTCAGGTAATTTAAGACTTTTTCGTGGTGGCGCCGCAGCGGCTTCCAATTCTAACCTGGACTCGGAACAACCGTTGGCTGAAGAGCACTCCAAACCGAGGAAATGGTACCACTGTTGCAGAAAACGAACGAATAAGACGTTTGATAGACAGCCTGCTGGTATCACCGGAAAACATCCCACCAAATGGAAAGCCATTAAGGTGGTCATGCTAACAACGGGTTGTTTAGCCCTAACATGGATTCCATATTTCATTGCTAGCATAATTTACGTCCTGTGTGACCCAGAAACCAACCCCGATTTATGTCGTAGTGTGCAGTTTGCCATCGCCAGCCCTCTGGCGATTCTAGGTCTTACTAACAGTCTCCTGAATCCTTTTATCTACGCCTGGTGGCACCACGGCTTTCGAACCTCGGTGAAGAAGCTGTGGAGAAAAATGTGCCACTGTTGCCACCAGCGAAGCAACAATAAATCATTCTCCCGAAACCCGGTGGTAGCCGTCGGATACGGCAACGGCGACAGCGACGGAAGCTGTCAGCAAGCACGAAGCTCGGATACTACGACAACAACTTCCATTACTGTCCCTAGTCTATCTACCACCCGTGCATCAACGAGCAGAAACAACAACAATATCCAAGCGGAGGCCACCAGTGCCAGTGACCTGGAAACTCAAACAACCGACACGGATAATGGTCATCGTAGAGAACGGACGGGACC ttgcaaccgaaatatactAACCAAATTGGTTACTGGGGTCGGTGACGGTTACGAAGGTTCGAACGATTCCCTGCAATGGGGATCTGCATCTCCATCAACCACGAATCAATGTCCGCGATGGTTACGAAGGTTAGCGAGGCTTCCCGTAAGGGAGCACTGCATCAACCATCAACCGCTAATCGCCACTCCTCAGAATCCACCGAAAAGTGCCGGTC ATTTCATACAACGCGATATCATCACCGCCGAACTGCAAGTGCCAACGACTACGGGGAATCAGGACCTGGTCGTGACGTGCGCGTACTTCCCGAGTGACAAGGAAAAGGACGGTGTTCGTTTTCGGAACATCTGTCATGTTAATGACCTACAAACCCTACCATGA